The window GCACTGGTGTTAATGGGTATCGTTGCAGTTTTGTCCGCAAATCAGTTTGACTGGATTGCTTTGCGTAGCAACGGGTGGATCCGTTTTGCTATTTTGCTGGGTATTATTTTGACCTGCATGGTGACGTACTTTGCTTCTTTGTTTGTAATGGGATTTCGCCTGAAAGATTTTCGTAAAAGCGAGCGCTGAAGCATAAACATGTGCATGTGTTAGCAGATGTATTGACGCATGTATTAGCGTATATCAAAGCGCATGTAAAAACGTCGCTCCAGTTTTTTCTGGAACGACGTTAGGTGAGACTGGTTAAGCGAGAATTGTTAAGTGACATTTACTAAGTGACCGCTAGTAAGTAATATCTACCAAGCGGTAGTCACTAATTGATCTGATGTAATTCAGATCAATCCAGCGGATTAGCTACCCAATCTATCCCACTTATCAATTGCGACTAGCAAGATTTCATCAATCTCGGCAAAACGATCGTTCAGCTTTTTGACTTCATCTGACGAATTATTTTTGTAGAAATCGCTATCAGCCAAAGTTTCAGTAATCGCTTCTTGTTCTGCTTCAAGCTTGGCGATGTAGGCTGGCAATTCATCTAATTCTTTTTGCTCTTTGTAGCTGAGTTTCTTTTTGGCTGCCAGTGCTACTTTCGGTTCTACTTTAACTTCTGATGGCGATGCATTCTTCACTTTTTTTGTGACGGGGACGCTATTGCGATAACGCTCCCAATCACTGTAACCACCAATAAATTCGCCCCATTGTCCATCGCCTTCTGCCACGATGACTTGTGTGACGACATTGTCCAAAAAGGTTCTATCATGGCTGACCAAGAAGACCGTACCATCGTAGTCTTCCAGCAGTTCTTCCAGTAATTCTAAGGTATCAATATCCAGATCATTGGTTGGCTCATCCAACACCAAAACGTTGGCTGGTTTGGCAAACAAACGGGCTAGCAGCAGGCGATTACGTTCACCACCAGACAATGACTTCACCGGAGAACGAGCGCGTTCTGGGGCGAACAAAAAGTCGCCCAAGTAAGACATCACGTGTTTGCGCTGGCCATTGATTTCGACAAAATCACTACCCGGAGAAATAGTCTCTGCCAAGCTCATTTCATCATCTAACTGAGCACGCATTTGATCAAAATAGGCGATTTGTAATTTGCTACCTTGTTTGATGGTGCCGCTGTCCGGCTCATCTTGCCCGAGAATTAATTTCAGCAGGCTTGTTTTACCCGCACCATTTGGACCAATCAAACCAATCTTATCGCCGCGCATGATGATGCTGGAGAAATCGGTAACGATGACTTTTTCGCCAAATGATTTGCAGACGTTTTCCAGTTCCGCGACGATCTTGCCTGAACGTTCGCCAGTAGTGACATCCAGTTTGACCTGACCTTGCTGATCCCGGCGCACGCTACGTTGCGCACGCAGATTTTCCAAACGTTTGACACGACCCTCGTCACGTACGCGGCGCGCTTTGACGCCTTTACGTATCCAGACTTCTTCTTGTGCTAAAAATTTGTCGAACTTGGCATTCTCAACTTCCTCATTTTCCAACTGTTCTTCTTTGCGCGTTTGATACGTCGTGAAGTTGCCGGGGTAAGAGGTAATTTTGCCGCGGTCTAACTCAATAATTCGTGTCGTGACATTATCCAGGAAGCTACGGTCATGGGTAATAAACAGCACGCTACCTTTGAAGTCGCGCAATAAAGCTTCTAACCATTGAATAGACGAGAAATCCAAATGGTTAGTCGGTTCATCCAGAAGCAACACATCGGGCGCACTGACCAAGGCACATGCTAGCGCGACACGTTTTTTCATCCCGCCAGAGAGCGTACTCATGATCGCATCTGCGCTCAGATTTAGCTTGTCTAAGGTAGTCTCAACCTTATTAGTCAGACTCCATGCATCTGCCGCATCCAGTTTGATCTGGATGTCATGCATACGCTCCATCAAAGCGTCATCATTGTCGCCACCAAACTGACCGGTCAGCTCTTCATATTCTTGCAAAAGCGCAGCCATCTCGCCCATACCGGATGCCACCGCATCAAAGACTCTGATGTCAGGCGAAAATTGTGGCTCTTGTTCGACATACGCGATCTTGATGCCTTGCTGCATGACGAGTAAGCCATCATCCAATTTGGACGTGCCCGCAATAATTTTGAGCAAAGAAGATTTGCCTGTACCGTTGCGACCGATCAGACCGACGCGTTCTGCGGTCTCAATAGAAAATTCTGCATGATCGAGCAGGGCGACGTGACCGAATGCCAATTGGGCATTGCTGAGAGAAATGACTGCCATAATTACCTGGTGAACAAAAAGATGAACTGATTAGAGCGTTTGCAGATGAGACAATTTTCTTAAATACGACCGAAATTGACGGTAATCTGCTGCAATTGGATGAATAAAGGCAGTATTGTACTTGAGTGCGTGACCTCATAGAGAAAGCGCACCTCTAAAAACAGCCGAATTGATTGTTCAGCCCCGCTCAGGTAAGATGCGGCTTCTTCCAAAGAGCAAGTAATACTCCAGCTCGATTAGCGTCTCTCCGTAGCACAATGGATAGTGCACATGCCTCCTAAGCGTGGGATACTGGTTCGATTCCAGTCGGAGGGACCAAAGCCATGCTGCATTATTCTCAAATCAAAAAATATCTGGTTGTAGTGGCGCAAACAATCACGCGTTGTCTATCATTCACCTATTTGCCATCCAAGCTCATTGGCATACTGTAATAAACTCAAATTCCGAGATATTATTTTTTATCTCAGAAATACAGTAAATAGTTTGGGATGATTGATTGCCGTCGCGTTGATGCATCGGCATAGAATTGGGCTCGGTGCTGACCTTGTCCTAATCGGGCAAGGCGCACCTGGCTGCCATCGGGCATATCGGTTGCACGTACAGCAGATATAGCTATCTTACGGCTGAAGTATTACGGCGTTATGACTAGGATCAAACTAGCTTCAAACTCAAAAGCCCGGCGTAATCACTATCGGATTAAACTTGTCGTAAGAAATTGGCAAAATAGAAATTTCTGCACGAAATAAATACAGGTATAACTAAAGTATTAAAATACTCGCCTGACATTTTTATATTAATTACAGAGAGAGACAAATGGCAAAAGCATCATTTCATTGGGACGATCCTTTATTGTTGTCATCGCAGTTGACTGATGACGAGCGCATGGTGCAAGAGGCTGCACGTGTGTATTGTCAGGAGAAGCTGGCACCTCGGGTATTGGATGCCTTCCGTAATGAGAAAACGGATCCGGCAATTTTTCGTGAAATGGGTGAACTGGGTTTGCTCGGTTCGACCATCCCTACAGAATACGGCGGTGCTGGTCTTAACTATGTTTGTTATGGTCTGGTGGCCCGCGAGGTAGAGCGGATTGACTCTGGTTATCGCTCAATGATGAGTGTGCAAAGCTCGCTGGTGATGGTGCCGATCAATGAATTTGGTAGTGAGGCGCAGAAGCAAAAATATCTGCCTAAGTTAGCTACCGGTGAATGGATTGGTTGTTTTGGTTTGACTGAACCTGATCACGGCTCTGACCCCGGCAGTATGGTAACGCGGGCGAAAACTGTCCCCGGCGGATACGCGCTGAGCGGTGCCAAAATGTGGATCAGCAATAGCCCGATCGCCGATGTATTTGTAGTGTGGGCGAAGACCGATGATGGTCGTATCCGCGGCTTTATTTTGGAAAAAGGCTGGAAGGGTTTATCCGCACCGGCGATCCACGGTAAGGTGGGTTTGCGTGCCTCGATTACCGGTGAAATCGTGATGGACAATGTATTTGTCCCTGAAGAAAATCTGATGCCGAATGTCGAGGGTTTAAAGGGCCCATTCACTTGCCTGAATTCTGCGCGCTATGGTATTGCCTGGGGTGCTTTGGGTGCGGCAGAATTTTGCTGGCACACCGCGCGTCAATACACGATGGATCGTATGCAATTTGGTCGTCCACTCGCTGCGAATCAATTGATTCAGAAAAAACTGGCTGACATGCAAACTGAAATCACGATGGCCTTGCAAGGTTGCTTACGTTTGGGACGTATGAAAGATGAGGGCATTGCTTCGGTGGAAATTACCTCGATCATGAAGCGTAATTCTTGCGGAAAATCATTAGATATCGCTCGTATGGCACGTGATATGTTGGGTGGCAACGGTATCTCGGATGAGTTTGGCGTGGCACGCCATCTGGTGAATCTGGAAGTGGTGAATACTTATGAAGGTACACACGATATTCATGCTTTGATTTTGGGTCGTGCCCAGACTGGTATTGCGGCGTTTTAAATTTCTTAGGTAGTTTTAGCGGAATGACGTTTGTGCTTAAATCTAGTTGAAGAAATCAGTAGTTGATATCAAAACCCGAGATCAAAACCCGAGATCAAAATCGAAAGCAGGTAACTAGCTTGTTGCCTGGTTTTTCTATTGTCTGTCCCGACAATTTTAGATGATGGATTGTTCTGAAACACCCCTTTATTTTTTCGTCAATTGTTGTCGTGAGTTTTTGGGTTAGGTGTGTGTAGCGCATATTCGGCAACTTTCGACTGGTTGGTCAAAAGGCAGAATGCTATCGCATCTGACCCTTTGACCTTTTATTCAATGTTGCTCTTCGTACTTGAATCCGTCGGGTGATTTTATAAGGCCGTGCGGAGCGCAAATAGTTCTGGGAACAACACGACATCCAACATTTTGCGCAGATAGCTGACGCCTGCTGTGCCGCCGGTGCCGACTTTGAAACCGATAATCCGCTCCACCGTAGTCACGTGGCGGAAGCGCCAGATGCGGAAAGCGGTTTCCATATCGACTAATTTTTCTGCTAGTTCGTATAGCACCCAATGTTGCTCTGGCTGCTGGTACACCTGTAACCAGGCGGTTTTGACGGACTCGTTTGGCTCGACATTAAGCGTCCAGTCTTGCGCTAAACGTGCTGCATCAATGGCAAATCCCTGGCGTGCCATGAGCATGATGGCTTCGTCATAGATCGAGGGCGCATGCAACGCATCGGACAAGCTGGTATGTGCTTCAGTATTGGTTTCATGCACGCTCAGTAGGCTAGCGTTTTTATTCCCGAGTAAAAATTCCAGCTCACGGTATTGATGTGACTGAAAGCCAGATGAGTTGCCCAGATACGGCCGGATGGCGGTGTATTCGCTTGGCGTCATGGTTGCAAGGACATCCCATGCATGCACCAGTTGGTCCATGATGCGGGCAACCCGCGAGAGCATTTTAAATGCCGGTGGTAAATCGCCAGCGCGCAATTGCGCGCGCACCGCGTGTAGTTCATGCAGCATTAGCTTGATCCAGAGTTCGCTGGTTTGATGCTGGATGATGAACAGCATTTCATTATGGTTGGGCGAGCGTGGATGTTGTGCAGACAGGATTTGATTCAGGCCTAGATAGTCGCCATAGCTCATGTCATTTTTAAAATCCATTTTGGCGCCATGCCAAGAGACGGGGCATTTGCCTTCAGTTGCGCTGGTCGTGCCGGGAGCTTGTTCTGTGCTGTCGTTATTGATATCGCTAGTCATAATGAGTGTTTTATTTAGTAATCGAGGAGGCGTTTTAGCTTGATATCGGATTGCTCAAGTTACTGCATGACGCTCTGCATTTAACTCATAAGCTTGCGATTCCAGAATATCGCGCAAGCCTTCAACTGCATCCCATACATCGACAAAACTGGTGTAGAGCGGGGTAAAACCAAAGCGCATGATGGCAGGCTCGCGATAATCACCAATAATGCCGCGGGCGATCAGCGCTTGCATTACCGCATAGCCGTGCGGATGGGTAAAACTGACATGGCTGCCGCGCCGCGCCTGATCGCGCGGCGTAACCAACTCCAAGGATTGATTGGCGCAACGTGATTCGACCAATTGAATAAACAGTTCGGTCAGCGCTAAGGATTTTGCACGGATCGCAGCCATCGAGGTTTTACTAAATACTGCCAGACCTGATTCCACCATCGCCAAAGAGACAATCGGCTGTGTGCCACACAGCGCTCTGCGGATACCCGGTGTGCCAACAAACGACGGTGCCATTTCAAATGGTGTTGTATGACCCCACCACCCAGACAGAGGATGAGAAAACGCTGCCTGGTGGCGCGCTGCCACCCAGATAAATGCCGGAGCACCTGGCCCGCCGTTTAAATATTTATAAGTACATCCCACGGCAAAATCCGCTTGTGCCTGATTTAATTCCACTTGCACCGCACCGGCTGAATGTGCCAGATCCCATAGCATTAGAGCTCCTTGTGCATGCGCGTGCGCAGTCACTGCGACCATGTCATGTAAATAGCCACTGCGGTAATTCGCATGAGTCAGCATCACGACCGCGGTAGTCTGGTCGATCGCCGCCGCCAATTGGTCTGGTGTGTCTACCAGTTTGATTTGATAACCACGATCCAGCCAGCGGGTAATGCCCTCCGCCATATAGATATCAGTCGGGAAGTTACTGCGTTCGGTGACGATGACTTTACGATCGGCTGTAACAGGATTGCTGGCCTGAAGATGCAAAGCCGCCGCCAGCGCTTTAAATAAATTGATCGAGGTCGAATCCGTCACCACCACTTCATCCGGCGCGGCGCCAATCAGTGGCGCCAGCATGTCGCCCAGACGAGATGGCAAATCAAACCAACCTGCTTTATTCCAACTCTTGATCAGATCATTACCCCATTCCTGACGGATCACTTCTTGCGCTCTGGTCAGCGACGCTTTTGGCATTGCGCCGAGTGAGTTACCGTCGAGATAAATCACGTCCTTGGGCAAATCAAATTCTTCGCGCAAAGTGGCAAGAGGATCTTGTACATCGAGGTCGAGGCAATGCTGGCGGTGTAGTGTGGTCATGGCGATTTAAAATGAGTATGGTTAAAAATTGAGCGAACGATGATTTTGACGAGAGCTTATTTTTGTAGCTATTTAAAGCGAACGAAGAATTGCACGAACTGGACTCGCATCCAGTCCCGCCAGTTTGAGTGGCAGAGCAATCAGCTCATAATCGCCCGCGCTGACCGCATCCAGCACGATGCCTTCTAAGATCGCCATCTGATGCTTTTTTACGGCCAAGTGGCAATCCATCGTTTTTGAATCCTGTGGATCGAGCGAGGGCGTATCAATCCCAATCAGACGCACGCCGTGGCTTGCCAACAGGTCTATAGTGGCAGGTGCAATATAAGGAAAATGATCATCCCATTCAGTCTGCGGTGCGGCAAAGTAAGTACGTAATAAAACCCGCGGCGGAGTACCCGCCAGTTGCGCCGCGATATGTTCAGGCTCTACTCGCTGACGGCCAATGCAATGGATGACGCGACAAGCACCGATATACGTCGTCAAATCAACTTGATCAATCGCTTTGCCAGCGGCATCGTAATGCGAAGGTGCATCGCAATGCGCACCCGTGTGAGTGGACATGCTGATCTTACTGACTTTGACCGGACAGCCGGCTTCAATTTGCCAAGTGGCCTCTGCCTTGTAAGCGGTGTCCCCTGGCCATACGGGCATACCGCTTTGCAGTGCAGGGGAGATATCCCAAATTTGTGGATTTTTTTGTTGCGGTTTTTGGTGATCAGAAGCTGACATCGATGTCTCCATCAGAGAAAAATATGCCAGTAAGTTTATTCCCAAATGAAAAAATTGTTCTTGCAAATTGAGGTGGTTAAACCCGCTTATGTAGAATAAACTGCGAAAAAATACTCAATTAATGATGGAATGTACGGAGATAGTCAAAATGCAGCTAGATGCAACGGATATTAAAATTTTGCACTACCTGCAAACCGACGGACGCATCAGCAATCAGGAGCTGGCTGACAAGGTGTTTTTATCGCCATCTTCTTGCCTGCGTCGGGTACGACTGCTGGAAGAAAGCGGCATCATCCAACATTACAGCGCCGTCCTCAATCCGACCGCGCTTGGTCTGGAGGTGGACGCCTTTGTGCAAGTCACCATGCGCCGCGATGTGGAGCAATGGCATGAAAATTTCACGCTTGCTTTACAAAGCTGGCCCGAAGTCGTCGGCTCTTACATCATCACGGGCGATGCTAATTATCTATTGCGGGTAAAAGCCCGTAATCTCAAACACTATTCCTCGTTTGTGCTGGAGCGACTGTATAAGACTACGGGCGTATTAGATATTCGCTCAAATATTGTGCTGCAAACTTTGAAGGACACCAGCGAGATTGCGGTTGATCTGCTGCAGTCAGAGAAGTAGCGAATTTGATGGCGCCATATGGTGATTTACAGATCGTGACCTACAGATTGTGATCGATCTAGGGCTAAATACTCAGGCACCCAACCAAGGCAAGCCTTTCTGGCACCAGCCGCCCAGCGTTTTGCGATGACCTTCGCTGTCTTTATCGCCTTCAAATCCTTCCAAGATATCAAAGCATGCGACGTAGCCGTTTTCAGTGGCGAGTTTTGCGGCATGGCGTGAGCGTACGCCGGACCTGCATAGGAAAAGGATAGTGGTATTTTTGTCTGCCGTTACCTTGGTTAATTCAGTCAAAAAGTCAGGATTGGGATTGCCGCCCGGATAGGTACTCCATTGCACGGTATGGTGTTGAGCATCGGGTAGTTTGACGCGACCAATCCAGTCTCTTTCTGCATTGGTGCGGACATCAACCAGTAAGACGTTGATATCGCTTGCTAACAGCGCAAAAGCCTCTTCCGGAGTGACCGCTCCTGCGTACGGCAGACTTTGTTCTTGTCCGCGTTGGCGGGCTGACGTGAGTAATGTAAGAGTTGTGCTTGTCATGATATTGAGCCTTGGTGTAAATCGTTCAACTTCAACAATGGATGTACTAAACCAGATTATGTACCGCTGGTTTGAGAACGAACGCTATGTTAACTGAGCAGAGTAATAAATTTTGATCATGCTTCATGCGGGTGCAATTTTAAGTATTTTTTATAAAAAAGCGTTAATTTGGTGCGCTTATGATTTTATGTTTTAATTTGGTGCAAAATTTGTTAGATGAATATGTCTTGTTTGATCATGTTGTCAGAAAATTTTTAGAAAAAACAAAGATTTAGCATCTTCAGTCACCGCAATTTCTTTCCCTAAATGGTGGCACGGATTCTGCTATTATCGATTGCGAGTTGCATTATTGACTTGGTGCAGAAGGTTTTTATCTGTTGTAGCGTGTTTTAGTGTGTTTAGGCTGCTGTCGTTTTTCTGGCGCGGCTTCTTATAGAATAACAACGCAATGATAGACGCAAAGAAGAATGCACCATTTCAAGGTGTCAGTTAAGAATTGGCTTAGTTGATTGATAGTTAATCGGTAGGAATTTAGCGGTAAGAATTTAGCGGTAGTAAGTTAGCCGAACTAAGTTAACCGTTATTCAGTCGATGGTTGGTCGATAGTTGGCAAGATAGCTCAGCATTTTCCGAATTTATTTTTAGCTTTATTTGAGGAGTTTCACATGGCAATGACAGCCGCAGAAGTCTTGAAAATGGCGAAAGACAACGAAGTTAAATTTGTTGATTTTCGCTTTGCAGATACAAGAGGCAAAGAACAGCACGTCACGGTTCCAGTTTCCCAGTTCAGTATGGATAAATTCGAATCCGGTCACGCGTTCGACGGTTCGTCAATCGCAGGCTGGAAAGGGATTGAAGCATCCGATATGTTGTTGATGCCGGACCCTGCTACTGCCAACATTGATCCGTTCATGGAAGAAACAACATTGTTTATGCAATGTGACGTGATCGAGCCGACAGATGGCAAAGGTTATGACCGTGATCCACGCTCCATCGCCAAGCGCGCTGAAGCCTATTTGAAATCCTCCGGTATTGGCGATGCCGCCTACTTTGGTCCAGAACCAGAATTTTTCATCTTTGACAGCGTACGCTGGAAAATCGATATGTCCGGCTGCTTCGTGAAGATTGATTCCGAGGAAGCATCATGGACTACAGGCGAAAAACTCGAAGGTGGCAATACTGGCCATCGTCCGACAGTTAAAGGCGGTTACTTCCCAGTGCCACCAGTCGACAGCTTCCAGGACATGCGTTCTGAAATGTGCTTGATCCTGGAGTCTCTGGGCATTCCAGTTGAAGTGCATCACCACGAAGTTGCTGGCGCTGGTCAAAACGAAATTGGTACTAAATTCTCTACTCTGGTAGAGCGCGCTGACTGGACACAAAACCTGAAATACGTTGTATGGAACGTGGCGCACACCTACGGTAAGACAGCGACTTTCATGCCAAAACCTATCGTTGGCGATAACGGATCTGGTATGCACGTCCACCAATCCGTATGGAAAGAAGGTACCAACCTGTTTGCTGGTGACGGCTATGCTGGTTTGTCTGACTTTGCTCTGTACTACATCGGCGGCATTATCAAGCATGCACGCGCTTTGAATGCGATTACTAACCCAGGTACTAACTCCTACAAGCGTTTGGTTCCAGGTTACGAAGCACCTGTAAAACTGGCTTACTCTGCTAAAAACCGTTCTGCTTCTATCCGTATTCCTTACGTATCGAATCCAAAAGGTCGTCGTGTTGAAGCACGTTTCCCAGATCCACTGGCTAACCCATACCTGGCATTCTCTGCCTTGTTGATGGCTGGTTTGGACGGCGTTCAAAACAAGATACATCCAGGTGAAGCAGCATCTAAAGATCTGTACCATTTGCCACCAGAAGAAGACGCGTTGATCCCAACAGTCTGCCATTCATTGGAACAAGCATTAGAAGCGCTGGACAAAGACCGTGAGTTCTTAACACGCGGTGGCGTATTCAGCGACAGTATGATTGATGCTTACATTGAACTGAAAATGCAAGATGTACAGCGCATGCGTATGACCACGCATCCTGCTGAGTTTGATATGTACTACTCTTTGTAATCGGGTACATGCCAATTCAAGCTAATTAAAGCAATTAGCAACGAAGCCAAAAGCGGAGAAATTTCTCCGCTTTTTTTATGTCTTTTTAGCTTAAGTAGGACGAAATTTCTCTTACTTCAAAAATATACTCACTATGGGTATATTTTTATTGTCCATATAAAGTATGGACAATCGACTATAAATTAAGAAAATAAGAGGGAGTATTTAAAAAATACCTCTTTATCGATATGCTGATAACTTAAATGTCATGTTTATTAAGTAATTTATTGTAAGCATTTACAGATGGTAATTGTGCTGGGCGCTTGCTTGGAATACACTAAAGACGTTATTGACTGACCTATAGATAAAATGAATCGACTATTGAGTGGCCTAGCTTTACTGGCAGTTTTTTTTGCACCGTCCGCACATGCAGATGCGGATGTGTTTTTGTGCGTCGATGCTAATGGCAATAAAGAGTACAAAAACACTGGCGAAACTAAAGGTTGCAAGCGAGTTGAGTTGCCCGGCATTACAGTCGTCCCTGCGCCAGCATTTATGGGGACAAAAAAAACAGCGTCAAAATCAGCATCCTCACCTTCGGATTTCCCCAAGGTAGATGAGAGTACTCAGAAAGCACGTGACTCTGATCGAAAACAAATTCTGCAAGATGAGTTAAAAACGGAAGAGCAAAAATTAGCTGCATTGAAAAAAGATTATAACAACGGTGAGCCAGAACGACGTGGTGATGAGCGAAATTATGCCAAGTATCAAGAGCGCACTAATATGATGAAAGACGATATTAGCCGCACCGAAAAAAACATCGAAGCACTGAAACGAGAGCTCAGTAATTTAAAATAAAGAGCCGGTGTCTGAATAAAAAGACATTTCAGGCATGATGCTTGCGTAACAAGGTCGCACTAGGCGGCCTTTTTTTATGGACTATCTTGAAAACACCAATGACCTCTTTTGCTGGACTCGATTTGCTGACCTCGGCCGTCATTGTGCTGGATGCAGATAGTTATATTTTATATGCCAATGCGTCGGCAGAGAGTTTGCTAGAGAATTCACTCAAGGCCTTAAATCAACAAAAATTAAGTGATTTGTTTTTAAACGGTAATGAGCTGTTAGAAGTATTTGATCAGGCAGTCGCACATCAGTTCGGGGACAAGCGCCAAGATTTAACTCTGGTGCGGGCGGGCAAAGATCCATTGCATGTACACAGTATTGTCACTGCATTGGACAATCCCGATAATCCGGTATTAATCGAGTTGCGCGAGAACGTACAACAGCTCAAGCTGGATCGCGAAGAACGTATGCAAGACCAGAACCGAGCGAATAAAGAATTGATTCGCAATCTGGCCCATGAGATCAAAAATCCCCTCGGCGGCATACGTGGCGCCGCGCAATTACTAGAACTTGAATTGCCCGAGCGTCAGCTAAAAGAGTTGCGCGAATATACCCAGGTCATTATCAAAGAAGCCGATCGTCTGCAGACGTTGGTTGATCGTTTGCTGGCACCGCATCGTTTGCCGCACATCGTTGGCGATGTGAATATTCACGAAGTTTGTGAGCGAGTACGCAGTTTGATTTTTGCTGAATTTCCGCAAGGCTTGAGTATTAAGCGTGATTATGATTTGTCGATTCCTGAGTTCCGCGGCGATCAGGAACAACTGATTCAAACCGTACTCAACATTGCCCACAACGCAGCGCAGGCTTTAAGCGAGCGCATCAAGCGTGGCGATGCCGAGCTGACATTTAAGTCGCGTGTGGTGCGCCAGATTACTATTTCCAAGATACGGTACAGGCTGGCATTAGATTTGCATATCATCGATAACGGACCAGGTATTCCAGCCGAAATCATCGATCGCATTTTTTACCCCTTGGTATCGGGACGTGACGGTGGTAGTGGATTGGGACTGACACTAGCGCAAACTTTTATCG of the Undibacterium sp. 5I1 genome contains:
- a CDS encoding DUF4124 domain-containing protein — translated: MNRLLSGLALLAVFFAPSAHADADVFLCVDANGNKEYKNTGETKGCKRVELPGITVVPAPAFMGTKKTASKSASSPSDFPKVDESTQKARDSDRKQILQDELKTEEQKLAALKKDYNNGEPERRGDERNYAKYQERTNMMKDDISRTEKNIEALKRELSNLK
- the glnL gene encoding nitrogen regulation protein NR(II), giving the protein MTSFAGLDLLTSAVIVLDADSYILYANASAESLLENSLKALNQQKLSDLFLNGNELLEVFDQAVAHQFGDKRQDLTLVRAGKDPLHVHSIVTALDNPDNPVLIELRENVQQLKLDREERMQDQNRANKELIRNLAHEIKNPLGGIRGAAQLLELELPERQLKELREYTQVIIKEADRLQTLVDRLLAPHRLPHIVGDVNIHEVCERVRSLIFAEFPQGLSIKRDYDLSIPEFRGDQEQLIQTVLNIAHNAAQALSERIKRGDAELTFKSRVVRQITISKIRYRLALDLHIIDNGPGIPAEIIDRIFYPLVSGRDGGSGLGLTLAQTFIEQHMGVIDCESRPGCTDFRILIPLP